The genomic region CTCAATATTCTGAGCATTAAGCAGAACTATGTTTTGATTAATTCGAGGCAAGAATAAAGCACAAGTGTTTCTGTACACGGGCTGTTCTACTCACTTTAATCTCTAGCCAACCAGTCCATCAGTCTTCTCTGGTTAATTTTTATGGGGGAGCACAAAGGTTGTCACACATTAAACCTcgagtttatttattaatttatttatttatttatttatttattacaaataaaTGCTGCTTTGATGAGTGTCCAACCTGACCCGACTTAACCGTAAATATGTCAAAACtcttatcattatcattaaaatgaatgttttagaTTCTTGTGTGATATCTCTCTGCCTGtaccatacaaacacacacacacagcagatcaaGAAAAATCCTTTTAATGTTTCACCAAAATTGATAAGCAGTGTTATAAAAACATCATACGTGTGTTTTATTGCGGATGAAAAAAATTCTGCTCATCACATGACTTGAAACACGTACagtatttaaaacattattttagtcAAAATCTAAATGAAAAAATCAATATACACCATTAATTTGCATAGCGcatatgtgttaaaaaaaaaaaagcaccaaaaataaataactactCCTGACAGGATGCACTGCgaagtgtgaatattttggTGTAAATGAGTCCATCCTCAAAATAAATTGCATGTGCTGcagacacatgttttttttttggtttttttccctgACACAGCCACACTATATATGTGTACGTACTATATACGTAGCGTATACTAGACACATGTGGGCGTACAGAGAGGCGCTCAGCTCTCAGGTGCATCTGAAAGCATCAATATCACATTTCCTGTGGCCTTTATTTTCGAGCAAATGCACAAGTTCTAAACCTTTTTTTGACTCGTGTGTGATCTTCTGTAGTAATTTGTGAGTCTGAGCCAGTGGcatatttgttttgtctcaTAACGGGTTATTTGGGTATCCCACTATAATCCCAGTGCAAGCTAAATCTTAATGTACCCTTCACATCCTACATTTACTATGTGACCATTTCAGGTATgcaatttgttgtattttaaatacagtAAGTGATTATAAATGTGAGATTAAATAGAAGAAACAATTTTAAAGGACAACTATGATTTGATGTTAATATAACATCATAAAACTTGTGTTACTTATTGTTTTTACAACAATAAACATACAGGATAAGAGGAAAAATCAACTGGAGTGTCTAAGTGATGTGTAACTCCTGCCGTATCTACCAATAATTCCTAAAAAAAACCGGTAACATAAGAGTGAAGTAAAATAACAGAATTAAAAAGTGTCTTAAAATGATAGTTATGACAAATACAAAGACATGGGCGTAGTTACTTTTCACTGACAAAAGAACATGGTTACAGTGTATGGTTTGATGTATACAGTCATACTGAACTGCCTGTCAATGTACTTCTGTCTAAATCATGCTCTtacttgaaatgaaatgacaaagtGGCCCTCATATTATTCTGTGGCAGTTGACTGAACTTTCTCCTGTGCAACAGACATGTCTCCATGCAGACCCACCCGAGTCTAATTCAGGTTACCAGAGTCTCTTATCTTCACTGATCACCTTTGAAGGGAGAAGATAAAAAATGTGTGGGAGGCTGTAGATGTGGTTGATATTATGTTCTTGTAAAGAAAGttacaaaggaaaaaaaaaaaacacacgcacacacacacacacacacacccatctgCCCCCACACTGGTCCTTTTTGAGAGGTGTCACTCTTTCAAGGACTGAGGTTTGCAAAGACTGCAGAAATGCAGCGCAGCACTTTGGCTACATGTGTGATGTGCGctaaatgtcaacaaatgtcaAATTTCACACTTCAGCAAATCACAATGTCAGCTGATAAGGAATGAAAGGCCCAATGGGGAAGTTGCACTGTTGTAGAGAGAGAAacgtttattttaataaaacagaTTAAGACGTCTTCTGTGTGTAGTTAATACAAAGTGAGAGTGGCACAATTGGAAAACAATGCTGAAtagttttcaaatgaattcattgtaaatgtgcatttttgtaAACTACTGATTGACTCTGAGAGCAGTAATGTGAATTCAACAGAAGTGCACAAACTTACTCTGAATTTTAAAGGACGCGTTATGTTCCTGTGCTGCCCCCTTTTGTTCAGTTTGTGAAACTGAATATTGCCACAGAGGAGTGAGTTGCACAGATCCCACAAGGCCAATACAAATATAAGGGAATTGGACTTGTTTAAATGCTTCATCTGCAGTGATAAGCTGCATGAAATAGTTTCACACGTGAGGATGTAACCGGCTTTCCTTCTATGTTTTCCTGTGAGACGACATTAAACAGACAGCACAGCGCCGTTTCGTTGGATGTGTGACAGAGAGTCTGATACTGAGGCCACAATGAATCAATGGGTGAACTGATTCATTCAGCACATGGCTGATGGAGCTGATGCACGATCAATGCTTGATGTGACGGCAGCGCTGATGCAgacagctgatttttttttttttaccacggTGAATTGACACAACTGACCTTTATGGTGAATAATATGATGGGCAAATTAAAAAGTGTGAACCAAAACAAAAGATTGAAAACATTCCCGGGAGAGTAACGGAGCAAACTGCAGAAACTTGTGTGTCCCCCCCTTTGGAGCCTCTCTCTCTGGATGCATGCCTGTGAGATTAGTTTCCTTTTTATTGGTTTATACTTTTCAGTGGCAAAGCGGCAACATGGGATTATCCCCCTGTGAACTCCAGCAGAGGTGTAAAAAAAGGTTTGCCTGTCTGCCTTTCAGTAGTACTTCATAAAGTGCAGGAATAAGCCTCATGATAACAAGCAAAGACCATTTTTAATTGCAACATATATCTTAATGCCTTGCAGTGTCTCGCAGAACTGGAGAAATCCCACAGACTGTTATTGACAATGACTGCTGTGTCACTGACTGTGCTCGTTCTCATCCTTCTCTTCATTTATTACAGTCTCTGACAGTAGCACACTGTCAGCCCTACTCAGCTGATTGATTTACCATAACAGGCACAGAATGCACAAGTGAAATAAACACAGGGATCAGGTTATACAAGGACACTAAGCCTAAAATGTATTCTAATTATAGCGAGACAGTTTATCGGCAACACCGACCTACACAGTCTAATACAAAGGCTctagaaataaatgtaaggaTAAACTGTTCTGTCTTAACTGATATTCGTAACATGGACAACTCTCTAGGATGAAACTTTTACCAaatagatgaaaacaaaaaagacctTTGACACATGATctgcaacatttaaaacatgttctCTTTTAATTGTATTAATAAATAGGTTTTGCACAGGTTGTTATTTTCTCAACCATAGGTTAAATCAGTGCCATGGACTTTCATAGTTGCAGTATTTGCCTTCACTTTGGattaaacatgttaaacatgttCAAAAGGCCCACGATGGAGAGCCTCATAATAAGGACCATGGATAAGGGAAGGCATTTGAGGCCCTTGTGCTTGTGCACTGGTTGGCTCTGTCGTATATCCTATATTGTTTTGCGAACAGAGAATAGTGACGTTCTCCACAGTCACCACATCATGATGTGGTGACTTGCAAAGGACAAACGTGGTGGTTTCAGGTGCTTCATCTGCTTCCGCAGCAGGAAGGAGCGAGAAGAAACTGGGCTTGGGTTCCAGCAGCTGCCTGGTTCCGCAGCTCTCAGCCACCACATGTGGCAGTGAGATGAGTGTCATGTTGGCAATGTACCACCTGCACAGTCTTTGCCAAAGTACTTCAACTGAAAACTGCTCCACTTCCTTTCTTCAAGTTTGAAACTGTGACCACAAGGGGCGGCTTTCTGGGTGTTAATGTCGGCTTCCCCTATTGGCCCCCCTTTAAGTTTTACGCTTAACATATGCATTATACCGTAGCCtgattgttaaaataaaagggGTGTAGCGCCACCTTCAGGTTCTAAATGAAAACATGGAGGGATATTATCTCAATGCTACCTGTTGGAGTGATCACTCATACATTAGcccttatttcttttttgtaaccCAACAGAAAAACGCAATGCtataaaataatgatgatacTCCTGAGAgctaaatatatacatataaatacacatatgtatattaatatatataaagatatatatgtatacatacatatgtatatacatatatacatatgtacatatatatatataaatgttttattttttcatcaaaaacaacTCGATCATCTTCATTAATCTGTCCTCCCTGGCTCgactctccttctctctctcgtctctttcTCGCCGTTCCTCTTTCAATAAGCTCTCCAtccactctctccactctcGGTCCCTCCTCTCATTGtgcttcctctcttcctctctcctctctctctcccttctctcttctctctccaggAACTCTCGCTGTCGCCTGTCCTCCCTTTCCTCTGCTcgtttttccctctcctcctctctctcctggaaCTCTCTGAGGAAGGCGAGCCAGTCCGGCTCATGCTTACTCTTACTGGCTGATGTACTGGGTGCTTGTGTTTCTGGTTTTGTAAATGGGGAAAACTCCAATGAGTCCGAATGATCCTCCTGCTCTTCTGAGTCATCCAGGTCACGCAGTGGCATGTCAAGCTGGAAGAGAGGTGAAATGGTTCAGTGGACATCACACATTTGGCCACTTTGACAGTGTTGACTTACTTTTTCACTTCATGCAGCCTTCTACTTATTTCAACTCTATAGTATTTTGCATAAAAGCAATATCTCAAACATCAAACTACATTTACAATACCTTATAGTTCCCTGTGCTTATTGTTGTAATCTGGAATTAATGAAACTAGCAAACCagctctaaaaactaattaaactaattttaaaactaaatacaaactaaaactaatgaacaATCCAAACCTATTTATTATAACCTCGGTGATCACTTGTGATCAGATCTAAGTTTCCCACTTGACATGCAAATacaaactgacatcatgtctgCACTTGAGGACAAAATTGCGTTTATAACAAGTCTGACTTAGCAGATGTGTGCGTCAGTGAAAGTAACAAGtagcgagaaagagagagtgaaaacaGGGGGTGGCTGAATGAATCAAACCTTGTGTGAATGCAACTCGGTACACTCCTCAGTTGATGTCTCTAACTTGCTacagtttcacagtatttttgatttatttatagcCACATTATTGACGCTGATCATCACATTATTCGTTTTCCTAATGGTAGTAAATAGTATTTAATATTACAGCAGCGCGAGTATTGCTTTGATTTACTCATCTCCTGTTGATTTCTTCTCCTTTCTACCTGTCACACATGCctagagacagacacagacacagacaacagacacacgtgtgtgtattcTCAAACAGCATCAAAGTCTATAACTTACAGTGATCTCACATGGACGGTGTACAATATATGGTTTGATGAAGTCCATGACCCTAAGGAGCCACTGTTGCCTCGGGGTCAGAGGTTTGGCCTCATTCCCTGGCCTTGGCTTTATCAGCCTGGAGAACTGGGTACGTAGAGATGCTGCTCTGGTCTTCACCTCCTCAACTGtaaaacaaatttaacaaaaaaacccaaacaaaaacaaagttaatGCAATGTGAATAATAGTTCATGCTCAACCGTTTAGCCTTCAACACaattgcttattttattttcttctatgGACTTCGGTGTGGGGATTGAGTAGTTTACAAGCTGgttccagctggaaaaggctGTATAAAGCACGTAAATGCTTCAAACATAGATCTAAGACAGCGTAGACCAAAACAGGTgcattataatatattatattataatatattgtaGCATCCAAGTTTGCCCTGTGTGCATGGATTTTCtctgggttcctcccacaggctaaaaacatgcagatttgggaattaggCTAATtggagagtggatggttgtttgtctctgtgtggccttgtgatggactggtgacctgtccagggtgtaccctgtttttatgtcagctgggattggcaccagtgaccctcatgtggagcataAGGGGTAGAAGGTGGATCCATAGATTGTGTCATGTGAGGGCTGGGATGCAAGGACTTATGGGTGTGTGACAGTTATGGTTCAGAGAATGGATTCATAAACAAGctgacatttaaaatagttGTGAAAATGCATTCACTATTTACATAATGTGGTTGGACAGTTTTGAGTAGTGAGTGTTGTAGTGAGTGTTGAGGTGCCGGGGAGACACTTCTGATCTGTTGggcttttactgttttattctAAATTAAAGCCCATTCATTTGTTGGGGGGCGTGTCTGGCTATCAAGGAAACCACAAGGCGCTCAGTGACTATAACGTTGATACTCTGTATCTTACGCGACCACATTTGTAAAAAcctaagttatttttttttaacagcaataACCGTTATTTTACGGTACCGCTGACATGCAGGCTTTAACGGTACTGACGCTTTCTTCCGTTCACCACAGGAGCGAGGGACCGTGTCGGTGTCTCTCGTCATAACACTGCGTTCACAGTGAATGGACGTACCAGGCTGTTGAAGACAGTCGGCGATATCTCTCCATGCTTTCTCTTTCTGGTCTTTGTTGTGAAAGTGTGAGCTGGAGACGTCAAAGAGACACGGGTGCTGCTGCCAGAGGACGACGAAACCCTCCTCGGCTTCTTCACTCCAGCACGACCGCGGAACTTTTCTCATAGCATTACTGTCCCTGATTTCTGCCATGACTGTTGACGTCGGTTTGCTCCGTTTCCTCCTCATGCTCCTTCTCTCCGGGGCCCCGCTGCTGTTTCCAGGTTTCCACCTGCCGCCTCCAACGGGTCctggtctctgattggctggagtgGTCGCCgactctgttttattttgataattttaCTTGCAGGCTGGAGATTCTTTGTCCGAAGGCAACCTCTATGTACGTCACAGCCCGACGCTCTCGTGACGTCATCGACACGCGCCGTGTAAGCATGGCGTCTTTGCTGACGAGCAAGCCGGAATGCTGAACAGTTTTACGgctattttaaatgttatcGCCTTTTTAAGGTAGTCTTAAAAGCGTGTTCTTATCGGTTGTTGTAGAGccagtgaagagacaaaatgCAGGCTGTGAAGGTCGGCTATTTTTCTTGGATTGTGGCCAGAGCGCTGTGCTCAGGCAGGATTCACCGTCCTCAGCTTGTCCAGATATCGTCGTCACTCGGTGCTGTCGACACTTCAGTCACCCAGACTCGGTTTTGTCACAAAACAGCGTCGACGCCAAATGACAGCACCACGGTTATCCGTGTTCCTCTGCACATGCAGAAGCGCGTGGAAACCCTGAAGCAGACACGAGGTAAAAACAAGATCAACACCATCCGAGCTGGGAAGCTCCTGATCCAGAGCAGGAATCCTGATCTGAATCAGTCTGCGGGATACATACCCGGGAAGTTCGAGCAGCCCCGTCTCTGCTCGAAAGGGTGGAAACACCACAAATCGTTCGGTGACTACTTCACCATCAACAACACCAAGTCTGTTGCACCATGTGTAACTGCGAACCACgaagaggaggcagagcagAAAACCGTGACCTTCAATAAGCTCCATATCTGCAAGGAGCTGGTACAAGCTTTGGACAGTGTTGACATCAAGCATCCGACCACTGTGCAATTGCAGACTGTTCCAAAGATCATGAAGGGTCACAATATACTTTGTGCTGCAGAGACGGGCAGTGGAAAGACTCTGAGTTACCTCCTGCCGATTGTTCACAGACTGCAGGGCGATAAGGAATCACAGATGTACTCAAGTGGCTCACACAAAATTCACGCTTTGGTTCTTGTGCCTTCCAGAGAGCTGGCTGAGCAAGTGACATCAGTGTGTCGGACACTGTGTGAACCGTTTGGGATGCAGGTAAAGAACGTTGGTGGTGGGCGAGGTGTAGGACACATCAAGATGGTGTTCAAGAGGAATAACCCAGATATTTTAGTGGCTACACCAGGTGCTCTGGTCAAGGCCCTGCATCGACGCTGTCTGGACTTGAGTGAGCTGAGCTTCTTTGTCGTAGATGAGGCTGACACTTTGTTTGATCCTAGCTTTTCAGGCATGCTGGAAAGTATCCTGAGCCACACAAACATCGCCCACAATCCCAATCAAACCCGGGGACCTGGCCACAGAGCCCAGCTGCTGGTGGTGGGGGCCACCTTTCCTGGTGGTGTTGGGGAAGTGCTCAGCAAGGTGACAGATCATAGCAGCATCGTTGTCATTAAGAGTAAGATGCTGCACTTTCTCATGCCGCATGTCAAACAGACCTTCCTGAAAGTGAAAGGTGCTGACAAAATCCTGGAGCTCCACCAAGCCATG from Solea solea chromosome 5, fSolSol10.1, whole genome shotgun sequence harbors:
- the LOC131460111 gene encoding trichohyalin-like, whose translation is MRRKRSKPTSTVMAEIRDSNAMRKVPRSCWSEEAEEGFVVLWQQHPCLFDVSSSHFHNKDQKEKAWRDIADCLQQPVEEVKTRAASLRTQFSRLIKPRPGNEAKPLTPRQQWLLRVMDFIKPYIVHRPCEITLDMPLRDLDDSEEQEDHSDSLEFSPFTKPETQAPSTSASKSKHEPDWLAFLREFQEREEEREKRAEEREDRRQREFLEREERRERERREEERKHNERRDREWREWMESLLKEERRERDEREKESRAREDRLMKMIELFLMKK
- the ddx28 gene encoding probable ATP-dependent RNA helicase DDX28; this encodes MQAVKVGYFSWIVARALCSGRIHRPQLVQISSSLGAVDTSVTQTRFCHKTASTPNDSTTVIRVPLHMQKRVETLKQTRGKNKINTIRAGKLLIQSRNPDLNQSAGYIPGKFEQPRLCSKGWKHHKSFGDYFTINNTKSVAPCVTANHEEEAEQKTVTFNKLHICKELVQALDSVDIKHPTTVQLQTVPKIMKGHNILCAAETGSGKTLSYLLPIVHRLQGDKESQMYSSGSHKIHALVLVPSRELAEQVTSVCRTLCEPFGMQVKNVGGGRGVGHIKMVFKRNNPDILVATPGALVKALHRRCLDLSELSFFVVDEADTLFDPSFSGMLESILSHTNIAHNPNQTRGPGHRAQLLVVGATFPGGVGEVLSKVTDHSSIVVIKSKMLHFLMPHVKQTFLKVKGADKILELHQAMKMLQQEKGGGAVLVFCNKSATVNWLGYGLDEMGVRNARLQGEMPAPVRAGIFHSFQKGVVDVLICTDIASRGLDTSGVRLVVNYDFPESHTDYIHRAGRVGRAGGMENGEVLSFVTHPWDVEQVQKLETAARRRASLPGMESNIREPKPKVAETDTGVERLTEVN